One Qiania dongpingensis genomic window carries:
- a CDS encoding FGGY-family carbohydrate kinase gives MTYIIGIDQSTQGSKAVLVDEQGNIAGRADRRHVQLVNGLGWVSHDPEEIYQNVVLAVRDVMEQHQVPKKAIRAVGISNQRETTVMWDKSGRALENAVVWQCGRAREITERLAEYGEQIRQKTGIPLSPFFPAAKMAWLLENHEHWGAKGHKGICLGTVDSWLLYRLTGGKSFKTDYSNASRTQLFNLHTLEWDQELCGFFGVPLEILPEICDSNSVFGETDLDGYFDAPVPILSAMGDSHASLFAHGCHRKGMSKTTYGTGSSVMMNIGTSFKESRYGLATSLAWGIDGVVNYVLEGNINYTGAVITWLKDDLKLLSELGELEPAAADANPIDTTVLVPAFTGLSAPYWDNDARGMLYGMSRTTGRNEIIRAAVESIAFQITDVMRAMEKDSGLAIEELHVDGGPTRNRYLMQFQSDMAGSRVLAPEMEEYSALGAAYMAGLKCGMYEARTLWAGRPVTIYERQMEDGERLKKLELWQQALKACRGK, from the coding sequence ATGACATATATCATAGGAATCGACCAGAGTACTCAGGGAAGCAAGGCGGTACTTGTGGACGAGCAGGGAAATATTGCCGGACGGGCGGATCGGAGGCATGTCCAGCTTGTGAACGGTCTGGGCTGGGTTTCCCATGACCCGGAGGAAATCTATCAAAATGTGGTACTGGCGGTGCGGGATGTGATGGAACAGCACCAGGTTCCTAAGAAAGCCATTCGTGCTGTCGGCATCAGCAATCAGAGAGAGACGACGGTTATGTGGGATAAAAGCGGCCGTGCTTTGGAAAATGCGGTGGTGTGGCAGTGCGGCCGCGCCAGAGAGATCACAGAGCGGCTTGCAGAATATGGAGAGCAGATTCGCCAGAAGACGGGGATTCCCCTGTCACCCTTCTTTCCTGCGGCAAAGATGGCATGGCTGCTGGAAAACCATGAGCATTGGGGGGCTAAAGGCCATAAAGGAATCTGCCTTGGAACGGTGGACAGCTGGCTGCTCTACCGGCTCACCGGCGGAAAATCCTTTAAGACCGATTATTCGAATGCTTCCCGTACCCAGCTTTTCAATCTTCATACCCTTGAGTGGGATCAGGAACTGTGCGGTTTTTTTGGAGTGCCGCTAGAGATACTGCCTGAAATATGCGACAGTAACAGTGTGTTCGGGGAGACGGATTTGGACGGATATTTTGATGCGCCCGTTCCGATTCTTTCGGCTATGGGAGATTCTCACGCGTCGTTGTTTGCTCACGGCTGCCATCGGAAAGGGATGAGCAAGACCACCTATGGCACCGGCTCCTCCGTCATGATGAATATCGGGACCAGCTTTAAAGAAAGCCGGTACGGTCTTGCCACTTCCCTTGCCTGGGGGATAGACGGTGTGGTGAATTATGTGCTGGAGGGAAACATCAATTACACCGGAGCAGTAATCACCTGGCTGAAGGATGACCTGAAATTGCTCTCGGAGCTGGGAGAACTGGAACCGGCAGCAGCGGATGCCAATCCCATAGATACCACGGTACTGGTGCCTGCCTTTACCGGGTTGTCGGCTCCCTATTGGGACAATGACGCCAGAGGAATGCTTTATGGTATGAGCCGCACCACAGGAAGGAATGAAATTATCCGGGCGGCGGTGGAAAGTATTGCATTTCAGATCACGGATGTAATGAGAGCAATGGAGAAAGACAGCGGCCTTGCCATTGAAGAGCTTCATGTGGACGGCGGTCCTACACGCAACCGTTATCTGATGCAGTTTCAGAGTGATATGGCGGGGAGCCGTGTCCTGGCGCCGGAGATGGAGGAATATTCTGCATTGGGGGCCGCCTATATGGCAGGGCTGAAATGTGGGATGTATGAGGCGAGGACCTTGTGGGCAGGCCGTCCCGTGACCATATATGAGCGTCAGATGGAGGATGGAGAAAGGCTCAAGAAGCTGGAGCTGTGGCAGCAGGCCCTGAAGGCCTGCCGCGGAAAATAG
- a CDS encoding transketolase family protein, whose translation MEAISNRQVICEVLLEAAEEDREIVVVCSDSRDSASLAPFAREFPEQFVETGIAEQNLVAMSAGLAACGKKVFAASPASFLSTRSYEQAKVDVAYSKTNVTLLGISGGVSYGALGMTHHSCQDIAAFCALPDMRVYLPCDRFETKKLIQALLKDMDPAYVRVSRSASEDVYREDMKFILDKAQVLKKGIDVTIIACGEMVSPGVRAAHMLDQEGISAGIIDMYCLKPMDEEAVIAAAKNSKCILTVEEHSPYGGLGSMVAQIVSANCPKQVVNMALPDRHLIGGSGSEVLREYGLTAEGIAARVKQMLLMDGEL comes from the coding sequence ATGGAAGCAATCAGCAACAGACAAGTAATTTGTGAGGTACTGCTGGAGGCGGCAGAAGAGGACAGGGAGATTGTGGTGGTCTGCAGCGATTCCAGGGATTCTGCATCCTTAGCGCCCTTTGCCAGAGAATTTCCGGAGCAGTTTGTTGAGACGGGCATTGCAGAGCAGAATCTGGTGGCAATGTCGGCAGGACTTGCTGCCTGCGGGAAAAAGGTATTTGCGGCGTCTCCGGCCAGTTTCCTGTCCACCAGGAGCTACGAGCAGGCCAAGGTAGATGTGGCCTACTCCAAAACAAATGTAACTCTTCTAGGAATCAGCGGCGGTGTCAGCTACGGCGCTCTGGGCATGACCCATCATTCCTGCCAGGATATTGCGGCATTCTGTGCGCTGCCGGATATGCGTGTATATCTGCCCTGTGATCGGTTTGAAACAAAAAAGCTGATTCAGGCTCTATTAAAGGACATGGATCCGGCTTATGTGCGTGTGAGCCGCTCCGCTTCTGAGGATGTGTACAGAGAGGATATGAAGTTTATCCTGGACAAGGCACAGGTGCTGAAAAAGGGTATTGACGTGACCATTATTGCATGCGGGGAGATGGTCAGCCCTGGGGTGAGAGCCGCACATATGCTGGATCAGGAGGGCATTTCGGCAGGGATCATTGATATGTACTGCTTAAAACCCATGGATGAGGAGGCTGTGATCGCGGCAGCGAAGAACAGCAAATGTATCCTTACGGTGGAGGAACATTCTCCTTACGGTGGCCTGGGGAGCATGGTGGCACAGATCGTATCGGCCAACTGCCCGAAACAAGTCGTAAATATGGCGTTGCCGGACCGCCATTTAATTGGAGGGAGCGGTTCCGAGGTGCTGCGGGAGTACGGATTGACGGCAGAGGGAATCGCAGCCAGAGTAAAACAGATGCTTTTGATGGACGGAGAGCTTTGA
- a CDS encoding transketolase gives MKKKMNAAELAGKAHQLRRDIIEMVYQSKSGHVGGDLSVIDILTVLYYGVMNLSPERSGDANRDRFLLSKGHCADALYCVLGDMGYYEKQEAVTTFSKYGSRFIGHPNMDVPGIELNGGSLGHGISVGMGMALAARMNSQEYRTYVVCGDGEMAEGSNYEGMMAAGHYGLDNFCVTVDVNGLQISGPTKEIMDSSELSRKFEDFGFYVIEVADGNDCGQLLAAYDKAKILKGKPTAVIAHTVKGKGISYMENNVSWHHGVMSGEQYRQALADLRVQAAAMGLILDETQYGKEEQTDGSNQQQTSNL, from the coding sequence ATGAAAAAGAAAATGAATGCGGCGGAGCTGGCCGGAAAGGCCCATCAGCTGCGCAGAGATATTATTGAAATGGTCTATCAGTCTAAATCCGGCCATGTGGGCGGCGACCTGAGCGTGATCGATATACTGACTGTCTTATACTATGGCGTGATGAATCTATCGCCGGAGCGGAGCGGGGACGCGAACCGTGACCGTTTCCTTTTGTCCAAGGGCCACTGTGCCGACGCCCTGTACTGTGTGCTGGGGGATATGGGCTATTACGAGAAGCAGGAGGCGGTTACTACCTTCAGCAAATACGGTTCCCGCTTTATCGGCCATCCCAATATGGATGTTCCGGGGATCGAATTAAACGGCGGTTCCCTGGGCCACGGTATTTCTGTGGGCATGGGCATGGCCTTAGCGGCGCGAATGAACAGCCAGGAATACCGCACCTATGTGGTGTGCGGGGACGGTGAGATGGCCGAGGGCTCCAATTATGAGGGCATGATGGCGGCGGGCCATTATGGGCTGGACAATTTTTGCGTAACAGTGGATGTAAACGGACTGCAGATTTCCGGTCCAACGAAGGAGATTATGGACAGCTCCGAGCTTAGCCGAAAGTTTGAGGATTTTGGGTTTTATGTGATCGAGGTGGCTGATGGAAATGACTGCGGTCAGCTGCTGGCAGCTTATGATAAAGCGAAAATCTTAAAGGGAAAGCCGACGGCGGTGATTGCCCATACAGTGAAGGGAAAGGGCATTTCCTATATGGAAAATAATGTGTCATGGCATCATGGCGTGATGAGCGGGGAGCAGTATCGGCAGGCGCTTGCAGATCTAAGGGTACAGGCGGCGGCCATGGGCCTGATACTGGATGAGACACAATACGGAAAGGAGGAGCAGACAGATGGAAGCAATCAGCAACAGACAAGTAATTTGTGA
- a CDS encoding L-fucose/L-arabinose isomerase family protein, with translation MAKIKIGLAPTRRSIFSAPDAVKYANLTRHKLRELGVEFVDIDDISEDGLLHDDNDRIRIAVKFKREKIDGLFIPHVNFGTEYEAARLAKELHVPVLLWGPRDERPDENGIRLRDSQCGLFATGKVLRRFQVPFTYLCNCCLEDAEFERGVKNFLAVCNVVKAFQNTRILQIGPRPFDFWSTMCNEGELLEKYNIQLSPIPLPELTAEMRLAKAEGTEAAKVVAYCRANFNIAIQEEELLNVAALKAAIRRLAEKYGCNAAAIQCWNALQGEIGIMPCAANSLLNEEGFPVVCETDIHGAVTAVLCEAAGMDEARTFFADWTVRHPDNENGELLQHCGPWPISCASCRPTIGYPLAFDHPGAVEAEAKHGEMTLCRFDGDNGEYSLLLGSAKGVDGPYTKGTYVWVEVENWKRLEAKIVEGPYIHHCVGIHKNVVPVLYEACKYIGITPDLYDDNEAEVQDYIHGV, from the coding sequence ATGGCTAAGATCAAGATCGGACTTGCGCCGACCAGGAGAAGTATTTTTTCTGCGCCGGATGCGGTAAAGTATGCCAATTTAACAAGGCATAAATTAAGGGAGCTGGGCGTGGAATTTGTAGATATTGACGATATCTCAGAGGATGGATTGCTGCACGATGACAATGACAGAATTCGGATCGCAGTAAAGTTCAAGAGAGAAAAGATCGACGGATTGTTTATTCCTCATGTGAATTTCGGCACGGAGTATGAGGCTGCGCGTTTGGCGAAGGAGCTGCATGTGCCGGTACTGCTGTGGGGACCTCGGGATGAGCGTCCGGATGAGAATGGAATCCGTCTTCGGGACAGCCAATGCGGGCTCTTCGCTACCGGAAAGGTTTTACGCAGGTTCCAGGTACCCTTTACCTATTTGTGTAACTGCTGCCTGGAGGATGCAGAGTTTGAACGAGGGGTGAAGAATTTCCTGGCTGTCTGTAACGTGGTGAAGGCCTTCCAGAATACCAGGATTTTGCAGATTGGTCCCAGGCCCTTTGACTTCTGGTCCACCATGTGTAACGAAGGAGAATTACTGGAGAAGTACAACATTCAGCTGTCTCCCATTCCTTTGCCGGAGCTGACAGCAGAGATGCGTCTGGCTAAAGCGGAAGGCACTGAGGCAGCCAAGGTTGTTGCATACTGCAGGGCAAACTTCAACATTGCCATCCAGGAAGAGGAGCTTCTCAACGTAGCGGCTCTCAAGGCAGCGATCCGCAGGCTGGCAGAAAAATATGGGTGCAATGCCGCAGCCATCCAGTGCTGGAATGCGCTGCAGGGAGAGATCGGAATCATGCCCTGCGCCGCCAACAGCCTGCTGAACGAGGAAGGCTTCCCGGTGGTCTGCGAGACGGATATCCACGGAGCTGTAACAGCGGTTCTCTGCGAGGCGGCAGGCATGGACGAGGCCCGAACTTTTTTTGCAGATTGGACAGTGCGACACCCGGACAATGAAAATGGAGAGCTGCTGCAGCATTGCGGTCCGTGGCCCATCAGCTGTGCCTCCTGCCGCCCCACCATCGGCTATCCTCTGGCTTTTGATCATCCGGGCGCTGTGGAAGCTGAGGCAAAGCACGGCGAAATGACACTGTGCCGGTTTGATGGAGACAACGGTGAATATTCGCTGCTTCTGGGCAGTGCCAAAGGAGTGGACGGCCCCTATACCAAGGGCACCTATGTATGGGTTGAGGTGGAGAACTGGAAACGGCTGGAGGCAAAAATCGTGGAAGGTCCCTATATACACCACTGTGTGGGCATCCACAAGAATGTGGTCCCGGTGCTTTATGAAGCGTGTAAATACATTGGCATCACACCGGATCTGTACGATGATAATGAGGCAGAGGTTCAAGATTACATTCATGGAGTTTAA
- a CDS encoding LacI family DNA-binding transcriptional regulator → MGITAKELAKKLKLSEAAISMALNGKSGVSTETRRTVIEAAEKYGYDFTRISGRTKNCGSITFALYRKHGAIVADTPFFSELSEGIQQKCKEEGYKLNIIYLYGDETIENQIEDIQYSDCIGLILLGTEMHPEDFAPFSSLKLPLVLLDVYLDNVQRDCVLINNLQGAYRACDYLISRTKKQPGYLRSSYSISNFEERADGFYKAVRAHGMSSSKSIVHSLTPSIEGAFADMSEIIQRQEELAECYFADNDLIAIGAMKALQKAGYRIPDDIAIIGFDNLPMSSYVEPSLTTINVPKRYMGEMGAEHLIHLLNARQFVPVKLEVGINLVKRRSV, encoded by the coding sequence ATGGGAATCACTGCAAAGGAGCTTGCGAAAAAATTGAAATTATCAGAAGCCGCCATTTCCATGGCCTTAAACGGGAAATCCGGGGTCAGCACTGAAACCCGCAGGACTGTGATAGAAGCCGCGGAAAAATACGGCTATGATTTTACCCGAATTTCCGGCCGTACCAAAAACTGCGGTTCCATCACCTTCGCACTATACCGGAAACATGGGGCAATTGTTGCAGACACGCCTTTTTTTTCCGAATTGTCAGAGGGTATCCAGCAGAAATGCAAGGAAGAGGGGTATAAGCTTAATATCATTTATCTTTATGGAGATGAAACCATAGAAAATCAAATTGAGGATATTCAGTATTCCGACTGTATCGGCCTGATTCTTCTAGGCACCGAAATGCACCCGGAGGATTTTGCGCCCTTTTCCAGCCTGAAGCTTCCATTGGTGCTTTTAGACGTATACCTGGACAATGTCCAACGTGACTGCGTGCTGATCAATAACCTCCAGGGCGCCTACCGAGCCTGTGACTATCTGATCTCCCGCACCAAAAAGCAGCCCGGATATCTGCGCTCCTCCTATTCCATCAGCAATTTTGAAGAGCGGGCCGACGGCTTCTACAAAGCGGTCAGGGCACACGGCATGTCCTCCTCCAAATCCATTGTCCATTCCCTCACCCCTTCCATTGAGGGAGCCTTCGCTGACATGTCCGAGATCATCCAGAGACAGGAGGAACTGGCGGAATGCTATTTTGCAGACAATGATCTGATCGCCATCGGAGCCATGAAGGCACTGCAAAAGGCAGGCTACCGTATCCCGGATGATATCGCCATCATCGGATTCGATAACCTGCCTATGAGCAGCTACGTGGAGCCCTCTCTGACCACCATCAATGTACCAAAGCGCTATATGGGAGAGATGGGGGCGGAGCATTTAATTCATCTGCTGAACGCCCGTCAGTTTGTCCCTGTGAAGCTGGAAGTGGGCATCAACTTGGTGAAGCGGAGGTCGGTTTGA
- a CDS encoding cysteine-rich KTR domain-containing protein, protein MEHTEWVHCPVCGDKTRSQYRAKIFSSSP, encoded by the coding sequence ATGGAACATACAGAATGGGTACATTGTCCTGTTTGCGGAGATAAGACAAGGTCGCAGTACAGAGCTAAAATATTTTCCTCATCACCGTAA
- a CDS encoding class I SAM-dependent methyltransferase: protein METNQYLIEHYSNHYDEDSRLESRHGSVEFLTTMHYISNYIKPGDRVLEIGAGTGRYSHALARQGYKVDAVELVEHNIEIFRRNIRPEETISVVQGNALDLSIFPDNKYDITLLLGPLYHLYNKEDKRQALNEAIRVTKPGGVIFAAYVISDGCLLDEGFKRGNINVSEYIENGLIDPQTFAAKSEPKDLFELVRKEDIDELMSVFPVSRLHYAASDGCALFMREAVDAMNREEFELYLKYHLATCEREDLLGVTSHAVDIFRK from the coding sequence ATGGAAACGAACCAATATCTAATTGAACACTACAGCAATCATTACGATGAAGACAGCCGTCTTGAATCAAGGCATGGCTCAGTTGAGTTCCTCACAACAATGCATTATATTTCCAACTATATAAAACCCGGCGACCGTGTGCTGGAGATTGGCGCAGGGACCGGACGATATTCCCATGCGCTGGCGCGTCAGGGATATAAGGTTGACGCTGTTGAGTTGGTCGAACATAATATAGAAATATTCCGCCGAAATATCCGGCCGGAAGAAACAATATCTGTCGTACAAGGAAACGCTTTAGATCTGTCTATTTTTCCGGATAATAAATACGACATCACGCTGCTGTTGGGCCCGCTGTATCATCTATATAATAAAGAAGATAAACGGCAGGCTCTTAATGAAGCAATCCGCGTAACAAAACCGGGAGGCGTGATCTTTGCCGCCTATGTCATATCGGACGGTTGTCTCCTTGATGAGGGATTCAAACGCGGCAATATCAATGTATCGGAATATATTGAAAATGGATTGATCGACCCTCAGACCTTTGCGGCCAAATCCGAGCCAAAGGATCTTTTCGAGCTCGTCCGCAAAGAAGATATTGATGAACTGATGTCTGTCTTCCCTGTATCCCGTCTGCATTACGCCGCGTCAGATGGATGTGCCTTATTTATGCGTGAAGCGGTGGACGCAATGAATAGAGAAGAATTTGAGTTATATTTAAAATATCACCTTGCCACCTGCGAACGCGAAGACCTGCTTGGCGTTACTAGCCACGCGGTGGATATATTCAGAAAATAG
- a CDS encoding GNAT family N-acetyltransferase translates to MNFKNTPRLETERLILRRFVEEDLNALFAIYKDEKVNQYLPWFPLKTMEEASCFWQKQYVSAYRLDRAYKYAICLKDNNIPIGYIHVSMDDSHDLGYGLCEEFWHKGIVTEAARTVIERVKADGIPYITATHDKNNPRSGGVMIQSGMSYQYSYEEQWQPKDIFVIFRMYQLNLDHKKDRVYKKYWDNSAVHFIEKEV, encoded by the coding sequence ATGAATTTTAAAAACACCCCCAGATTGGAAACAGAAAGGCTGATACTGCGAAGATTTGTTGAAGAAGACCTGAATGCTCTATTTGCAATTTACAAAGATGAAAAAGTAAATCAATACCTGCCGTGGTTTCCGCTGAAGACAATGGAAGAAGCCAGTTGTTTTTGGCAGAAACAATACGTCAGTGCTTACAGACTGGACCGCGCTTATAAATATGCGATTTGTTTGAAAGATAATAATATCCCAATCGGATATATACACGTAAGCATGGACGATAGTCATGACCTGGGTTATGGATTATGTGAGGAGTTTTGGCACAAAGGTATCGTGACCGAAGCAGCTAGGACAGTTATTGAACGAGTTAAGGCAGATGGAATCCCCTACATCACCGCCACACATGACAAAAATAATCCCCGAAGCGGAGGTGTGATGATCCAGTCGGGTATGAGCTATCAATATTCATATGAGGAGCAATGGCAGCCCAAAGACATTTTTGTCATCTTTCGTATGTATCAGTTGAATCTGGATCATAAAAAGGACAGGGTATACAAAAAATACTGGGATAATTCTGCCGTCCATTTTATAGAAAAAGAGGTGTGA
- a CDS encoding amidophosphoribosyltransferase — protein MGGFFGVASKSDCVFDLFFGTDYHSHLGTRRAGMATYDKEKGFDRAIHNIENTPFRTKFDGDANSMHGCFGIGCISDYEPQPLVIHSHHGTYAITTVGKINNSDAIVEKLLQASHSHFFEMRGGLINATELVAAIINQKENLIEGIQYAQELIDGSMTMLIMTPKGIYAARDKLGRTPVAIGRKEDSFCISFESFAYLNLGYSEYKELGPGEIVIVTPEYVRTLIQPGKDMKICTFLWVYYGYPSSSYEGISVEEMRYHCGAKLAKRDDVHPDIVAGVPDSGIAHAIGYANESGIPFSRPFIKYTPTWPRSFMPTIQTQRNLIAKMKLIPVHNLIQDRRLLLIDDSIVRGTQMRETTQFLYQSGAKEVHIRPACPPLLYGCKYLNFSRSTSEMDLITRQVIREMEGNDKFAHLDLYSNPETSEHKEMVKHIGERLSFTSLRYHRLDDMIESVGIDREKLCTYCWDGRE, from the coding sequence ATGGGAGGTTTTTTTGGTGTCGCTTCCAAAAGCGATTGTGTATTTGACTTATTTTTTGGCACCGATTATCATTCTCATCTTGGAACAAGGCGGGCCGGTATGGCAACCTATGATAAAGAAAAAGGGTTTGACCGGGCCATCCACAACATAGAGAACACGCCGTTCCGGACTAAGTTCGACGGCGACGCCAACTCCATGCACGGCTGTTTCGGCATTGGCTGCATCTCCGATTACGAGCCTCAGCCCCTTGTCATCCATTCCCATCACGGCACATACGCCATCACTACGGTGGGAAAGATCAATAATTCTGACGCTATTGTAGAAAAGCTCCTACAGGCGTCCCATTCTCATTTTTTTGAAATGCGGGGCGGTCTTATAAATGCCACAGAGCTGGTCGCCGCCATCATAAACCAGAAGGAAAATCTGATTGAGGGAATCCAGTACGCCCAGGAACTGATCGACGGCTCCATGACCATGCTGATCATGACCCCGAAGGGAATCTACGCCGCCAGGGACAAGCTGGGAAGGACCCCCGTCGCCATCGGCAGAAAAGAAGATTCCTTCTGCATTTCTTTTGAAAGTTTTGCGTACTTGAATCTCGGCTATTCCGAATATAAAGAGCTCGGCCCCGGCGAGATCGTCATCGTCACTCCCGAATATGTCAGAACTCTCATCCAGCCTGGAAAGGACATGAAAATCTGTACCTTCCTGTGGGTGTATTACGGATACCCTTCCTCCTCCTATGAGGGAATCAGCGTAGAGGAGATGCGTTATCACTGCGGAGCCAAGCTTGCAAAACGGGATGATGTCCACCCGGATATCGTGGCCGGCGTACCAGACTCCGGTATCGCCCATGCCATCGGATACGCCAATGAATCGGGAATCCCCTTTTCCCGCCCCTTTATCAAATACACTCCCACCTGGCCTCGTTCTTTCATGCCTACCATCCAGACTCAGAGAAATCTGATAGCAAAGATGAAGCTGATCCCGGTGCACAACCTGATCCAGGACAGGCGTCTGCTGCTGATCGACGATTCCATTGTCCGCGGAACACAGATGCGGGAGACTACCCAGTTCCTATACCAGAGCGGCGCAAAGGAGGTCCATATCCGTCCTGCCTGTCCGCCCCTTTTATATGGATGTAAATATCTGAATTTTTCCCGCTCAACCTCTGAGATGGATCTGATCACAAGACAGGTCATCCGGGAAATGGAAGGCAATGACAAGTTCGCCCATCTGGATCTGTATTCCAATCCGGAAACCAGCGAACATAAAGAAATGGTGAAGCACATCGGAGAACGGCTGTCCTTTACTTCTCTCCGCTATCACCGCCTGGATGATATGATAGAGTCCGTCGGCATCGACCGTGAGAAGCTGTGCACCTATTGCTGGGACGGCAGAGAATAA
- a CDS encoding GNAT family N-acetyltransferase → MIRLRPWKKEELKELLGWFSDEEEFSRWSAGKFTYPLTQEQLLDYYERFEKDSCGWIMAALDDRGRLAGHIMMRKADYERNSVHFGFIVVSPEFRGKGIGRLMVSQGLKYAGEILGMKSVTLGVFENNPAARHCYESAGFRTEEILKDEFDYHGEKWTLVNMAASI, encoded by the coding sequence ATGATTCGGCTCAGACCTTGGAAAAAAGAAGAATTAAAAGAACTCTTGGGATGGTTTTCGGACGAAGAGGAGTTTTCCAGATGGAGCGCCGGAAAATTCACATATCCGCTGACGCAGGAGCAGCTTCTGGACTATTATGAGCGTTTTGAAAAGGACAGCTGCGGATGGATCATGGCGGCTCTGGATGATAGAGGGCGTTTGGCAGGACATATCATGATGCGGAAGGCAGATTATGAAAGAAACAGTGTCCACTTTGGCTTTATCGTGGTCTCCCCGGAGTTTCGGGGAAAGGGGATCGGGCGCCTCATGGTGTCCCAGGGGCTTAAGTACGCTGGCGAGATCCTGGGTATGAAAAGTGTCACCCTGGGAGTTTTTGAGAACAATCCGGCGGCCAGGCATTGCTATGAGAGCGCCGGCTTTCGGACGGAGGAAATTCTAAAAGATGAATTTGATTATCACGGAGAAAAGTGGACGCTAGTGAATATGGCGGCGTCGATATAA
- the ispD gene encoding 2-C-methyl-D-erythritol 4-phosphate cytidylyltransferase → MGYEKVTAVILAAGQGKRMGTDVPKQYLRIRGHEVLYYSLKAFEESCVDEIILVAGEQDMEYCQRQIVEKYGFQKVAKIISGGQERYDSVYAGLLAADDCSYVLIHDGARPMVTPEIISRVLDGAMTYDSCTTGMPVKDTIKISDESGMAVDTPERGSLWTIHTPQGFSYPVILEAHRRFRQGSYRISVTDDTMLAEIFLRKRAKLVEGDYRNIKVTTPEDIAAAEAFLRERDVSENTQAGLRQNGVVL, encoded by the coding sequence ATGGGATACGAAAAGGTGACGGCTGTTATTCTGGCCGCGGGGCAGGGAAAACGGATGGGGACCGATGTGCCGAAACAATATCTGAGGATCAGAGGGCATGAGGTGCTTTATTATTCTCTGAAGGCTTTTGAGGAAAGCTGTGTGGATGAGATCATCTTGGTGGCGGGGGAACAGGATATGGAATACTGCCAGCGCCAGATTGTAGAAAAGTATGGATTTCAAAAGGTGGCCAAGATCATTTCCGGGGGACAGGAACGATACGATTCCGTTTATGCGGGCCTGCTTGCGGCGGATGACTGCAGTTATGTGCTGATTCATGACGGAGCGAGGCCGATGGTGACGCCGGAGATCATTTCCCGGGTCCTGGACGGAGCGATGACCTATGACAGCTGTACGACAGGGATGCCGGTGAAGGATACCATTAAGATTTCAGATGAGAGCGGGATGGCCGTGGATACGCCGGAGCGGGGAAGTCTCTGGACCATCCATACGCCCCAGGGATTTTCGTATCCGGTCATTTTGGAAGCACACAGGAGGTTCAGACAGGGCAGTTACCGCATTTCGGTGACGGATGATACCATGCTGGCGGAGATCTTTCTCAGAAAAAGAGCGAAGCTGGTGGAAGGAGATTACCGAAACATAAAGGTGACGACTCCGGAGGACATCGCGGCGGCCGAGGCGTTTTTGAGGGAACGGGACGTGAGTGAAAACACGCAGGCAGGCCTGCGACAAAACGGAGTAGTGCTATAG
- a CDS encoding ABC transporter permease, which translates to MKKKSKFAAGIFAGAFVLAVSCFIAFEFGKGSDKGKSGELEEVQNESILGEETAVIALSEGEVRCDFSSAAAVPSLVPLADFLIKEIKEEENVSEAAAFYLRKEEISVYRGLDGLAGGSVLGVGTDFFPAAGLMVEKGRGITEKDILEQKRVAVLNDRAAMQLFYEKEAIGEALEIEGKLFQVVGIVGTYDETQLGGLVLVPDSTWPQLYQYEEPKAVALQSKNELQKAADHAERILNSMISEESTVWYKIQ; encoded by the coding sequence GTGAAAAAGAAATCGAAGTTTGCTGCCGGAATTTTTGCCGGCGCATTTGTACTGGCTGTGTCCTGCTTTATAGCCTTTGAATTCGGAAAAGGTAGTGATAAGGGCAAAAGCGGGGAACTCGAAGAGGTACAGAATGAAAGTATCCTTGGGGAAGAGACCGCAGTGATAGCCCTGTCGGAAGGAGAGGTTCGATGTGATTTTTCTTCAGCGGCAGCCGTTCCTTCCCTGGTGCCTCTGGCAGATTTCCTGATAAAGGAGATAAAGGAAGAAGAAAACGTTTCGGAAGCGGCGGCCTTTTATTTGAGAAAAGAGGAGATTTCGGTTTATCGTGGATTGGATGGATTGGCGGGTGGAAGTGTTCTTGGGGTAGGGACAGATTTCTTTCCGGCAGCGGGACTTATGGTAGAAAAAGGACGGGGGATTACAGAGAAGGATATTCTGGAACAGAAGCGAGTGGCCGTTTTAAACGACAGGGCGGCGATGCAGCTCTTTTATGAAAAAGAAGCCATAGGGGAAGCTTTGGAAATTGAGGGGAAACTTTTCCAAGTGGTGGGTATCGTCGGAACATATGATGAGACACAGTTGGGAGGACTTGTTTTGGTGCCGGACAGTACGTGGCCGCAGCTTTATCAGTATGAGGAGCCGAAGGCAGTCGCACTTCAAAGTAAGAATGAACTGCAGAAAGCGGCAGATCATGCAGAAAGAATATTGAACAGTATGATTTCTGAGGAAAGTACGGTTTGGTATAAAATACAATAA